Proteins encoded by one window of Silvibacterium dinghuense:
- a CDS encoding class II aldolase/adducin family protein — protein sequence MEDRSEASHDAALPGSFFPAESSARYEATVRRDIVRFGRWLARLGYTPGTSGNLSVRMPGGNILVTPTGVSKALLRSADMVLVDPEGRHLAGKRKATSELGMHLAVYHLREDVRAVVHAHPPLATAFACTGRALDEMLCQEAAMALGPVPLAVYATTGTAEVAASLEPLIPGHQAILMANHGAVSYGTSVADAFYKMETVEHLAQIRLAVHQLGTPQPLTQRQLEQLVFARHRYMQNAG from the coding sequence ATGGAAGATCGCAGCGAAGCCTCCCACGATGCCGCTCTGCCCGGCTCGTTCTTCCCCGCCGAGTCCTCTGCTCGGTATGAAGCTACCGTGCGCCGGGATATCGTCCGTTTCGGACGCTGGCTTGCACGCCTCGGCTATACTCCCGGCACCTCGGGTAACCTTTCTGTCCGCATGCCTGGCGGAAACATCCTCGTCACGCCTACCGGGGTGAGCAAAGCGCTCCTGCGCTCCGCCGACATGGTCCTCGTCGATCCGGAAGGCCGTCATCTCGCCGGCAAGCGCAAGGCGACCAGCGAGCTCGGCATGCATCTCGCGGTCTACCATCTGCGGGAAGACGTCCGCGCCGTCGTCCATGCCCATCCGCCGCTGGCCACCGCCTTTGCCTGTACGGGCCGGGCACTCGACGAGATGCTCTGCCAGGAAGCGGCTATGGCTCTCGGACCAGTTCCCCTCGCGGTCTATGCCACGACCGGCACGGCCGAGGTCGCGGCCAGCCTCGAACCGCTCATCCCTGGTCACCAGGCGATTTTGATGGCCAACCATGGGGCAGTGAGCTACGGCACATCGGTCGCAGACGCCTTCTACAAGATGGAGACCGTCGAGCACCTCGCCCAAATCCGCCTCGCGGTTCACCAGCTTGGCACCCCGCAGCCGCTCACCCAGCGTCAGCTCGAGCAGCTCGTCTTCGCCCGTCACCGATATATGCAGAATGCGGGCTGA
- a CDS encoding radical SAM protein, with protein MKTSELLQAWSRILTGRAPSLSIEITKECPLRCPGCYAFDDDHLGTGTSIRSLADYKGEELIQRVLALVDEKKPVHLSIVGGDPLVRYRELDSLLPQLGARGIHVQLVTSAFRVIPKEWMEIPGLYVVVSIDGLQPEHDARRKPATYERILKSIADARVTIHSTITAQIAGRPGYLEKFLRFWSAQPQIQRVWFSLFTPQRGATDPEILSPAQRAEVAVELKRLRRLFPILEMGDQLIDEIHTPPSSPDQCIFARTTETISADLKTRITPCQFGGDPDCSQCGCIASMGLAAVGHHGLVSSLTVGDLFLASDRVGQAWKRVQEWFQPAPTNQPELSPFKIL; from the coding sequence ATGAAGACATCGGAGCTGCTGCAGGCCTGGTCTCGTATCCTCACAGGCCGAGCCCCCTCGCTTTCGATTGAAATTACCAAGGAATGCCCGCTGCGCTGCCCAGGCTGCTATGCCTTCGACGACGATCACCTGGGCACAGGCACCAGCATCCGCTCCCTCGCCGACTACAAAGGCGAAGAACTCATTCAACGTGTCCTTGCCCTGGTCGATGAAAAGAAGCCGGTGCATCTCTCCATCGTGGGCGGCGACCCTCTGGTCCGCTATCGCGAGCTCGACTCGCTGCTGCCCCAGCTCGGTGCGCGCGGCATCCACGTGCAGCTCGTCACCAGCGCCTTCCGCGTCATCCCCAAAGAATGGATGGAGATTCCCGGGCTCTATGTGGTTGTCTCCATCGACGGCCTGCAGCCCGAGCATGATGCCCGCCGCAAGCCGGCTACCTACGAGCGCATTCTGAAGAGCATTGCCGACGCGCGGGTAACCATTCACTCGACCATCACGGCGCAGATCGCAGGCCGCCCCGGCTATCTCGAAAAGTTCCTGCGCTTCTGGAGCGCCCAGCCGCAGATTCAGCGGGTCTGGTTCAGCCTCTTTACCCCGCAGCGCGGCGCGACCGACCCCGAAATCCTCTCCCCCGCCCAGCGTGCCGAGGTCGCAGTCGAGCTCAAGCGCCTGCGCCGCCTCTTCCCGATCCTCGAAATGGGCGATCAGCTCATCGACGAGATCCATACCCCGCCTTCAAGCCCTGACCAGTGCATCTTCGCCCGCACCACCGAGACCATCTCCGCGGATCTCAAGACCCGGATCACCCCCTGCCAGTTCGGTGGCGACCCCGACTGCTCGCAGTGCGGCTGCATTGCTTCGATGGGCCTCGCGGCAGTCGGTCATCACGGACTGGTCAGCAGCCTCACCGTCGGTGATCTCTTCCTCGCCTCTGACCGGGTCGGCCAGGCCTGGAAAAGAGTGCAGGAATGGTTCCAACCCGCCCCCACAAATCAACCTGAGCTTTCTCCATTCAAAATCCTGTAA
- a CDS encoding TMEM175 family protein: MTAENSAMKTSRLEAFSDGVIAVIITIMVLELHVPHQDGIAGLWSVAPRLGIYLLSFLAVGIYWINHHELLRRTEQADYPMLWANLVFLFALSLIPYFVDYLDDKQFSSFATVLYEIAMLFAGFAFYVLRWTILKMQARIGVLTVGDRNEFWKHRLSLLLYLVSIAVAYYRPWISLALNSVVTVVWIIPQMGVKDCNADEANIAASLEGRH; encoded by the coding sequence GTGACGGCAGAGAATTCAGCGATGAAGACCTCGCGGCTGGAGGCATTTTCCGATGGTGTGATCGCCGTGATTATCACCATCATGGTGCTCGAGCTGCACGTTCCGCATCAGGACGGCATTGCCGGCCTATGGTCGGTAGCACCGCGGCTGGGTATTTATCTGCTGAGCTTCCTGGCTGTAGGTATCTACTGGATTAACCATCACGAGCTGCTGCGCCGCACCGAGCAGGCCGATTACCCCATGCTCTGGGCAAATCTGGTCTTCCTCTTCGCCCTGTCTCTGATCCCATATTTTGTCGACTACCTGGACGACAAGCAGTTCAGCTCATTTGCAACCGTGCTTTACGAGATTGCGATGCTGTTTGCGGGCTTTGCCTTCTACGTTCTGCGCTGGACGATATTGAAAATGCAAGCGAGGATCGGAGTCTTGACCGTCGGCGACCGGAACGAATTCTGGAAGCACCGTCTCAGCCTCCTGCTTTATCTCGTTTCGATTGCCGTGGCCTACTATCGTCCATGGATTTCCCTGGCGTTGAATTCCGTGGTCACCGTGGTGTGGATCATTCCGCAGATGGGCGTGAAGGACTGCAACGCGGACGAGGCCAACATCGCCGCATCGCTCGAAGGCCGGCACTGA
- a CDS encoding UbiX family flavin prenyltransferase codes for MKLTVAITGASGSVFARELLRALDADPRVVHMDFVASQSALRVAAEELAFSGRNDFVEKLLGHASEKIVQHNDSDIGASIASGSYPSDGMIVLPCSMGTLASIANGLAQSLIERAADVVLKERRPLILCVRETPFNKIHLRNMTLAADAGATIFPVIPSFYNQPVDSDEMARQFVYRVLAHLGLPQSDAYIWKGTP; via the coding sequence ATGAAACTCACCGTCGCCATTACCGGTGCCAGCGGCTCGGTTTTTGCCCGCGAACTTTTGCGCGCGCTCGACGCCGATCCGCGCGTCGTACACATGGACTTCGTCGCCTCGCAAAGCGCCCTGCGCGTCGCCGCAGAAGAACTCGCATTCAGCGGGCGCAATGATTTTGTCGAGAAGCTGCTCGGACACGCCTCGGAGAAGATCGTCCAGCACAATGACTCCGACATCGGAGCCTCGATCGCCAGCGGCAGCTATCCTTCCGACGGCATGATCGTACTGCCTTGCAGCATGGGCACACTGGCCTCGATTGCCAACGGCCTCGCGCAGTCACTCATCGAGCGAGCCGCAGACGTTGTCCTCAAGGAGCGCCGGCCGCTCATCCTCTGTGTGCGCGAGACACCTTTCAACAAGATTCATCTGCGCAACATGACTCTGGCCGCCGATGCCGGAGCCACAATCTTCCCGGTGATCCCTTCGTTCTACAACCAGCCTGTCGACTCGGATGAGATGGCGCGCCAGTTCGTCTACCGCGTCCTGGCCCATCTTGGACTCCCTCAATCCGATGCCTATATATGGAAAGGGACGCCGTAA